A stretch of the Kroppenstedtia eburnea genome encodes the following:
- a CDS encoding sulfurtransferase TusA family protein, whose protein sequence is MKADLTVDAKGLSCPMPIVRAKKGIDQLNAGEVMELITTDPGSVKDFQGWVKQTNHELLEHREEGGVYTFYVKKAE, encoded by the coding sequence ATGAAAGCCGATCTGACTGTGGATGCCAAAGGACTTTCCTGCCCGATGCCGATCGTGCGGGCCAAGAAAGGAATCGACCAACTGAACGCCGGGGAAGTGATGGAGTTGATCACCACCGATCCGGGTTCCGTGAAAGATTTCCAGGGATGGGTGAAACAAACCAATCACGAACTCCTGGAGCACAGGGAGGAAGGCGGTGTTTACACCTTCTATGTAAAAAAGGCAGAGTGA
- a CDS encoding sulfite exporter TauE/SafE family protein, which yields MSTDLVTVLFLIGFTGSLLSGMLGIGGSIIKYPMLLYIPALIGAASYTAQEVSALAMVQVLFATLAGVFAYKKSNLIHRRLVLDMGISIVIGSLLGGYGSKFLPDDLINVIYGLLAAIAAVMMFLPDRGKNRGIADTMGTTDIQYNRLIAIISSFIVGLLSGIVGAGGAFILIPIMISILHIPTRVTIASSLAIVFLSSIGGTLGKVMTGQVLWGPSVLLVIGSLIGAPVGAIIGKKTNTRILQYALAVLILATAVQVWWGILE from the coding sequence ATGTCGACCGATTTGGTCACCGTTCTGTTTCTGATTGGATTTACAGGTTCACTGCTTTCGGGAATGTTGGGAATCGGGGGATCCATCATTAAATATCCGATGCTCCTGTACATCCCCGCCTTGATCGGTGCGGCCTCTTATACAGCTCAGGAAGTGTCGGCGTTGGCCATGGTTCAGGTGTTGTTTGCCACCTTGGCAGGGGTGTTTGCCTATAAAAAGAGCAATCTCATCCATCGCCGTCTGGTGTTGGATATGGGGATCAGCATTGTGATCGGGAGTTTGCTGGGGGGGTATGGATCCAAATTTCTTCCCGATGATCTCATCAACGTGATTTACGGCTTGTTGGCCGCGATTGCTGCTGTCATGATGTTTCTTCCGGATCGCGGGAAAAACAGGGGGATCGCTGACACCATGGGTACCACCGATATTCAATACAACCGGCTGATTGCCATCATATCTTCTTTCATTGTCGGACTACTCTCCGGAATTGTCGGGGCGGGGGGCGCTTTTATCCTGATTCCGATCATGATTTCGATCCTTCATATTCCAACCCGGGTCACGATCGCTTCATCCTTGGCGATTGTGTTCCTGTCTTCCATCGGGGGAACCCTTGGCAAGGTGATGACCGGTCAGGTCCTGTGGGGACCTTCAGTCCTCCTGGTCATCGGAAGTCTGATCGGAGCACCGGTGGGGGCCATCATCGGTAAAAAAACCAATACCCGTATCCTGCAATATGCTTTGGCCGTTTTGATTTTGGCCACAGCGGTACAAGTCTGGTGGGGGATTCTGGAGTGA
- a CDS encoding aldo/keto reductase — protein MNMVTLNNGLKMPQLGFGVWQVEDEKVTAAVAKALEVGYTSIDTAMIYKNETGVGKAIKESGIPREDLFVTTKVWNSDQGYEKTLKAYDESLKRLGIDYADLYLIHWPTPKYDEYVDTYKAMEKLYKDGRVKAIGVCNFEVEHLQRLLDECEIKPVLNQVECHPYLAQNELKEFCAEHDIFVEAWSPLDQGGEVLQDQEIQKIADSHGKTNAQVILRWHLQNNTIVIPKSVTPSRIEENFDVFDFELTAAEMKVIDALDRNARRGPHPNEMNVR, from the coding sequence GTGAATATGGTTACACTGAACAACGGCTTGAAAATGCCCCAACTCGGCTTCGGTGTCTGGCAGGTGGAAGACGAAAAAGTGACCGCGGCCGTGGCCAAAGCCCTTGAGGTGGGCTACACCTCCATCGATACGGCCATGATTTACAAAAATGAGACCGGTGTCGGCAAGGCGATCAAAGAATCCGGCATTCCCCGGGAGGATCTCTTTGTCACGACGAAGGTTTGGAACAGTGACCAGGGTTATGAGAAGACGCTGAAGGCATATGACGAGAGCTTAAAGCGCTTGGGAATCGACTATGCCGACCTGTATTTGATCCACTGGCCGACCCCCAAATATGATGAATATGTGGATACATACAAAGCCATGGAAAAGCTTTATAAAGACGGCCGGGTGAAAGCGATCGGTGTTTGCAACTTTGAAGTGGAGCACTTGCAGCGTCTGCTGGATGAGTGTGAGATCAAGCCGGTGCTCAACCAGGTGGAATGTCATCCCTACCTGGCGCAAAATGAGCTGAAGGAGTTTTGTGCCGAGCACGACATCTTTGTGGAGGCATGGAGCCCGCTGGATCAGGGAGGCGAGGTGCTTCAAGATCAGGAGATTCAAAAGATCGCCGACAGCCATGGCAAAACCAATGCCCAAGTGATTCTGCGTTGGCACCTGCAAAACAACACGATTGTCATTCCGAAGTCCGTGACACCGTCCCGGATCGAAGAAAACTTTGATGTCTTCGATTTTGAGCTGACCGCAGCGGAAATGAAGGTGATCGACGCCCTCGACCGCAACGCCCGCAGAGGTCCGCATCCCAATGAAATGAACGTACGTTAA
- a CDS encoding nicotinate phosphoribosyltransferase, which yields MQTQEGWALHTDKYQITMMYAHWKNGTHLQRRAFDLYFRKLPFGNGFAVFAGLERAIQYLDNLKFSAEDIQYLADQPERFDPAFLDLLRNFRFTGNVQGMREGTVVFPNEPLLRLEGNVLELQLVETALLNFIGYQTLIATKAARIKSVAGNDTLLEFGTRRAQEKDAAIWGARAAYLAGFDGTSNLRAGELFGIPVSGTHSHAWVQDFDSELEAFRAFVKAYPDDSVLLVDTYDTLRSGVPHAIQVGLELKEQGHRLAGIRLDSGDLSYLSKEARRMLDEAGLTDTRIVASSDLDEHTLLNLKSQGAQVDAWGVGTRLITAYDQPALGAVYKLVARDQNGEWIPSIKISSNPEKVTTPGLKSVYRIIDRRTHKARADLITPAGQQVDEGKTLTLFHPVHTYRKKKVRHFRAVPLLEPIFEKGKRVYELPTLEEIKAHYQKQRTLFWEEYLRLLNPEEFPVDLTDELWETKQNLIRKIYQQIRTENGNGNGKS from the coding sequence ATGCAAACCCAAGAGGGGTGGGCTTTACACACTGACAAGTACCAAATCACCATGATGTACGCCCACTGGAAAAATGGCACCCACCTCCAACGAAGAGCCTTTGACCTTTATTTTCGCAAACTCCCTTTCGGCAACGGCTTCGCTGTTTTTGCCGGTTTGGAACGGGCCATCCAATATTTGGACAACCTCAAATTCAGCGCGGAGGACATTCAATATCTCGCAGACCAACCGGAAAGGTTTGATCCCGCCTTTTTGGATCTGTTGCGGAACTTCCGGTTTACCGGGAACGTCCAGGGGATGAGGGAAGGCACTGTGGTCTTTCCCAATGAACCCCTGCTCCGCCTGGAAGGAAACGTTTTGGAATTGCAACTGGTGGAGACGGCCCTGCTCAACTTCATCGGTTACCAAACCCTGATCGCCACCAAAGCGGCGCGGATCAAGTCGGTGGCGGGCAATGATACATTGCTGGAGTTCGGCACCCGCCGGGCTCAGGAGAAGGATGCGGCAATCTGGGGAGCCCGGGCCGCTTATCTGGCGGGATTTGACGGAACCTCCAATCTCCGGGCCGGTGAACTTTTCGGCATTCCCGTCAGCGGAACCCATTCCCATGCCTGGGTTCAGGATTTCGACAGTGAATTGGAAGCTTTTCGCGCTTTTGTCAAAGCTTATCCCGACGATTCCGTGCTGTTGGTGGACACCTATGACACCTTGCGCAGCGGGGTCCCCCACGCCATCCAAGTGGGGTTGGAATTGAAGGAACAGGGGCATCGCCTGGCGGGGATCCGGCTGGACAGCGGGGATTTGTCCTATCTCTCCAAGGAAGCCCGCCGGATGTTGGATGAAGCGGGATTGACAGACACCCGGATCGTCGCTTCCAGTGATCTGGATGAACATACCCTGCTCAATCTGAAATCCCAGGGTGCTCAGGTGGATGCCTGGGGGGTGGGTACCCGTTTGATCACTGCTTATGATCAACCCGCCCTCGGAGCGGTATATAAATTGGTGGCCCGGGATCAGAATGGCGAGTGGATTCCATCCATCAAGATTTCTTCCAATCCGGAAAAGGTGACCACCCCCGGACTGAAATCGGTCTATCGCATTATCGACCGTCGCACCCACAAGGCCCGTGCCGATCTGATCACTCCGGCAGGCCAACAGGTGGATGAAGGAAAAACCCTCACTCTGTTTCATCCGGTACACACCTACCGGAAGAAAAAGGTGCGTCACTTTCGGGCGGTCCCTCTTCTGGAGCCGATCTTTGAGAAGGGGAAACGGGTGTATGAGTTGCCCACCCTGGAGGAGATCAAGGCTCACTATCAAAAACAGCGCACCCTGTTTTGGGAGGAGTACCTTCGTCTGTTGAATCCGGAAGAGTTTCCGGTGGATCTGACCGACGAACTCTGGGAAACCAAACAAAACCTGATTCGGAAGATCTATCAGCAGATCCGAACTGAAAACGGAAACGGAAATGGAAAGTCGTAA
- a CDS encoding Mov34/MPN/PAD-1 family protein, which yields MALPTISIQRDVILQIENHCLRELPREGCGLLAGHGRDITRFFPIPNQDPRPHSFSFEPRAYLETLKEMQRLGLELLGIVHSHPSSDPRPSAKDIQEWHYPGLTSWILSLKHDEPRLSAYCIQNGQVFPVMYLVSGPASDPS from the coding sequence GTGGCTCTTCCGACGATCTCGATCCAACGTGATGTGATCCTGCAAATTGAAAATCATTGCCTGCGGGAATTACCGCGGGAAGGTTGCGGACTCCTGGCCGGTCACGGCCGGGATATCACCCGTTTTTTTCCCATACCCAACCAAGACCCCCGCCCCCACTCTTTTTCTTTTGAGCCACGGGCTTATCTGGAAACCCTGAAAGAAATGCAAAGGCTCGGTCTGGAACTGCTGGGGATTGTACATTCCCATCCCAGTTCGGACCCCCGGCCTTCCGCCAAGGATATCCAAGAATGGCATTATCCCGGGTTGACCAGTTGGATCCTGTCTCTCAAACATGATGAGCCCCGATTATCAGCCTACTGTATCCAAAACGGGCAGGTCTTTCCGGTCATGTATCTCGTGTCCGGTCCGGCCTCCGACCCGAGCTGA
- a CDS encoding DUF72 domain-containing protein, translating into MIPLFNPIQIGVCGWGDHDLYPAGTADRGKLSVYAGHFPVVEVDSTYHVIPPPERMAQWEEETPEAFRFVVKAYREMTGHGRREGAPVRSMREIFQEFAAAIRPMEKAGKLSAVLFQFPPWYDCTREHVRYIRRCRQAFPELPLAVEFRNRTWFEPRFRERTLRFLEEEGLIHVICDEPQAGSGSVPMVPAVTQPCQALIRFHGRNRSGWNQNGRSNADWRNVRYAYRYTEEELMEWVGRIQQLKEQVEQVTLLFNNNSRGDAAGNAKQLMEMLNLEVKGLAPRQLEIF; encoded by the coding sequence GTGATCCCGTTGTTCAATCCCATCCAGATCGGTGTTTGCGGCTGGGGGGATCACGACCTGTATCCCGCAGGCACCGCCGACCGAGGGAAGCTGTCCGTCTATGCCGGCCACTTTCCCGTCGTGGAGGTGGACAGTACCTATCATGTGATCCCTCCTCCGGAGCGGATGGCACAGTGGGAGGAGGAGACGCCGGAGGCATTCCGGTTCGTGGTCAAAGCTTACCGGGAGATGACGGGTCACGGCCGGCGGGAAGGAGCGCCGGTCCGTTCGATGAGGGAGATATTTCAGGAATTTGCCGCAGCGATCCGTCCGATGGAGAAGGCGGGGAAATTGAGCGCGGTCTTGTTTCAGTTTCCCCCCTGGTATGATTGCACCCGGGAGCATGTCCGGTATATCCGGCGCTGTCGTCAGGCCTTCCCCGAGCTCCCCTTGGCGGTGGAATTTCGGAATCGGACCTGGTTTGAACCCCGGTTCCGGGAACGGACGCTCCGCTTTCTGGAAGAGGAAGGATTGATCCATGTGATTTGTGATGAGCCTCAGGCCGGCAGCGGCTCGGTTCCGATGGTTCCCGCTGTCACCCAACCCTGCCAGGCTCTGATTCGCTTTCATGGTCGCAACCGGTCGGGCTGGAACCAAAACGGCCGCTCAAATGCCGACTGGCGGAATGTTCGTTATGCTTATCGCTATACTGAGGAAGAGTTGATGGAGTGGGTGGGTCGCATTCAGCAGCTGAAGGAGCAGGTGGAACAGGTGACCTTGCTGTTCAACAACAACTCCCGGGGAGATGCAGCGGGCAATGCCAAACAGTTGATGGAAATGCTGAATCTTGAGGTGAAAGGATTGGCACCCCGGCAGTTGGAAATCTTTTAA
- a CDS encoding sulfite exporter TauE/SafE family protein — protein MLLKLILFLVIGLVSGTVGTIVGLGGGIITVPALLFLASHLSEAEHITPQMAVGTSLVLVIITALSSTLSYARQQRVDFSSGWSLFWGSGPGAILGAWLTRYFAGNLFFIVFGVLMIGIALLLTLGDRLKVRRVKWSVQREFKDAEGNIYRYGYHRTIALTCGFVVGLLSGLFGIGGGALLVPLMVLLFRFPPHVATATSMFVIFLSSISGSITHLFQGNIEWMAVLLIAPGAWVGGRLGAWISRKMSSTALMWALKLAIAVVAIRMIVEGLS, from the coding sequence ATGCTTTTAAAACTGATTCTGTTTCTCGTCATCGGTCTCGTATCTGGTACCGTAGGCACAATCGTCGGGCTGGGTGGAGGAATCATCACGGTTCCGGCCTTGTTGTTCCTCGCTTCCCACTTGTCTGAGGCGGAGCATATCACGCCTCAGATGGCAGTGGGAACGTCTTTGGTGCTGGTGATCATCACTGCGCTCTCCTCCACCCTTTCCTACGCCCGCCAGCAGCGTGTCGACTTTTCCAGCGGTTGGAGTCTTTTTTGGGGAAGTGGCCCCGGGGCGATTTTGGGAGCATGGTTGACCCGCTACTTTGCAGGGAACCTGTTCTTTATCGTCTTCGGAGTCCTGATGATAGGGATCGCGCTCCTGTTGACATTGGGTGACCGGCTGAAAGTGAGAAGGGTAAAATGGAGTGTTCAGCGGGAATTTAAGGATGCGGAAGGGAATATATACCGTTACGGATACCATCGCACCATCGCTCTGACCTGTGGTTTTGTGGTGGGGTTGCTCTCCGGCCTGTTCGGTATCGGCGGCGGAGCGCTGTTGGTGCCGCTGATGGTGCTTTTGTTCCGGTTTCCGCCCCACGTGGCCACCGCCACGTCCATGTTCGTCATTTTCCTGTCATCCATCTCCGGCTCCATCACCCACCTTTTTCAGGGAAATATCGAATGGATGGCGGTGCTTCTGATCGCTCCCGGGGCCTGGGTCGGTGGAAGGTTGGGAGCCTGGATTTCCCGCAAAATGAGCAGTACCGCCCTGATGTGGGCCCTAAAGTTGGCGATCGCCGTGGTGGCGATCCGGATGATCGTCGAAGGTCTCTCCTGA
- a CDS encoding bifunctional metallophosphatase/5'-nucleotidase: MSRVHILHTNDLHSHFESMPSIHTLLHRLSEQLEGEGEKVFRVDLGDHMDRFSLETEGTLGRANRAVMDFTGYELVTLGNNELLTFSKKELHDLYEKAPFDVLALNVEEEDGQRPPWIKPWEIRDVDGFRIGFLGVTIPFPQFYELLGWQVSDPFEVLPRAVSHLRKEVHAVVILSHLGLGNDRRLAEVVPGIDVILGSHTHHLLEVPERVGNTLITGAGKFGGHVGHVMLDFDPVQHRVTAREARCLPVADVDPDPRLKARISLFRREAEEYLSEAIRELNHPLPVDWYAESPLGNFLADGLLQWVPDSDCALVNAGQLLGGLQAGPVTREHLHRICPHPINPVQLVLTGRQIRGILEDSLIRDRQEREIRGFGFRGKKLGMMNLAGMEAEVNPLKPPGQRLGRVQINGALLEKDRDYRVATIDMFTFGAGYGEFKKGREKKYFLPEFLRDVLAHHLRQSGAPERSFRPRWRDPG, encoded by the coding sequence ATGAGTCGGGTGCACATCTTGCATACAAATGATCTTCACAGCCATTTTGAATCGATGCCGTCCATCCATACCCTGCTTCACAGGTTGTCGGAACAGTTGGAAGGAGAAGGGGAAAAAGTGTTCCGGGTGGATCTGGGAGATCACATGGATCGGTTCAGTTTGGAGACGGAAGGAACCCTGGGCCGGGCCAACCGCGCGGTGATGGACTTCACAGGGTATGAATTGGTCACTCTGGGCAACAATGAATTGCTCACCTTTTCCAAAAAGGAACTTCACGATCTGTATGAGAAAGCCCCCTTTGACGTGTTGGCACTCAATGTGGAAGAGGAGGACGGACAGCGACCCCCTTGGATCAAGCCCTGGGAGATCCGGGATGTGGATGGTTTTCGCATCGGGTTTCTGGGAGTGACGATCCCTTTTCCACAGTTTTACGAATTACTGGGATGGCAAGTATCCGACCCTTTTGAGGTGTTGCCCCGGGCAGTCTCCCATCTTCGGAAAGAAGTTCACGCTGTTGTGATTCTTTCCCATCTGGGTCTCGGCAATGACCGCCGACTGGCTGAGGTGGTTCCGGGGATCGATGTGATCCTGGGCTCCCACACCCATCATCTGTTGGAGGTGCCGGAACGGGTGGGGAACACCCTGATCACCGGGGCGGGAAAATTCGGCGGCCATGTGGGACATGTCATGCTGGATTTTGATCCGGTTCAGCACCGGGTGACCGCTCGCGAAGCACGGTGCCTGCCGGTGGCCGATGTCGATCCCGATCCCCGGCTGAAGGCCCGAATCAGCCTGTTTCGCCGGGAAGCAGAGGAGTATCTCTCCGAAGCGATCCGGGAGTTGAACCATCCACTGCCTGTCGATTGGTATGCGGAATCCCCCTTGGGCAATTTTCTGGCGGACGGATTGCTCCAATGGGTGCCGGATTCTGACTGTGCTCTGGTGAATGCCGGCCAGTTGCTGGGAGGATTGCAGGCGGGACCGGTCACCCGGGAGCATCTCCACCGGATCTGCCCCCATCCGATCAACCCGGTGCAGCTGGTGTTGACCGGAAGGCAGATTCGGGGGATATTGGAGGATTCCCTGATCCGGGATCGTCAGGAACGGGAGATCCGGGGCTTTGGTTTCCGCGGCAAAAAGCTGGGGATGATGAACCTGGCGGGAATGGAAGCGGAGGTGAACCCGTTGAAGCCGCCGGGCCAACGGTTGGGGCGGGTCCAGATCAACGGGGCACTGTTGGAAAAAGACCGGGACTATCGGGTGGCCACCATCGATATGTTCACCTTTGGGGCCGGGTACGGGGAGTTTAAAAAGGGGCGAGAGAAAAAATATTTTCTGCCGGAGTTTTTACGGGATGTATTGGCCCATCATCTCCGGCAATCCGGGGCGCCGGAGAGGAGCTTTCGTCCCCGGTGGCGCGATCCCGGTTGA
- a CDS encoding QueT transporter family protein, producing the protein MSAKKIAPIAMIAAIYAVLTLTIYPLSYGVIQFRISEVMTILPFLTPLAVPGLFVGALIANLFSPVGFYDVLFGSLASLIAAWLTARMPSRWLAPLPPVLVNAVIIGTLLKIVSGLDVTLPAAMLYVGIGQLVICYGLGLPFLYVMERFRDRIPGARPRS; encoded by the coding sequence ATGTCAGCAAAAAAAATAGCCCCCATCGCCATGATCGCCGCCATCTATGCGGTGCTGACCTTGACGATCTATCCGCTCTCTTACGGAGTGATTCAATTTCGCATCTCGGAAGTGATGACCATCCTTCCCTTTCTGACCCCTCTGGCCGTCCCCGGACTGTTCGTCGGAGCGCTGATCGCCAATCTGTTCAGCCCGGTCGGTTTTTATGATGTTCTCTTCGGCAGTCTGGCTTCCCTGATCGCCGCCTGGTTGACGGCACGGATGCCGTCCCGGTGGTTGGCCCCGTTACCCCCGGTTCTGGTCAATGCCGTCATCATCGGGACCTTGTTGAAAATCGTCAGCGGTCTCGATGTCACCCTGCCTGCGGCCATGCTTTATGTAGGTATCGGCCAATTGGTGATCTGTTACGGCCTCGGTCTGCCCTTCCTGTATGTAATGGAGCGGTTCCGGGACCGGATTCCCGGCGCCCGTCCCCGCTCCTGA
- a CDS encoding DUF6154 family protein, with protein sequence MRFVDDLFSLYREHLADDEENAVSVVLNILEDQTREDIMKLIREMDDEEVIQMVGVYLVEMLKMKIAQEGDGTDWDSSINGPRYH encoded by the coding sequence ATGCGTTTTGTGGACGACCTGTTCTCCCTTTACCGGGAGCATTTGGCGGATGACGAAGAAAACGCCGTTTCGGTGGTTCTCAATATCCTCGAAGATCAAACCCGGGAAGATATCATGAAGCTGATCCGGGAGATGGACGACGAAGAAGTGATTCAGATGGTGGGAGTCTATCTCGTGGAGATGCTCAAGATGAAAATCGCCCAGGAAGGCGATGGCACCGACTGGGACTCATCCATCAACGGCCCGCGCTACCACTGA
- a CDS encoding YunC family protein — MVRLQPMQVKGHPVIGVEVALPKTNLLVITTEKGYIMCGALDVALLNEKLAQRGILAGRAVGVRTLDDLLEAPLEMVTTHAEQQGIHVGMSGREALLRMV, encoded by the coding sequence GTGGTCCGGTTACAACCGATGCAAGTGAAGGGGCATCCGGTGATCGGTGTGGAAGTGGCCCTGCCCAAGACCAATCTCTTGGTGATCACGACGGAGAAGGGGTATATCATGTGCGGTGCGCTGGATGTGGCCCTGCTGAATGAAAAGCTGGCGCAACGGGGCATCCTGGCGGGCCGGGCGGTCGGGGTGAGAACCCTGGATGACCTGTTGGAGGCCCCCTTGGAGATGGTGACCACCCATGCGGAACAACAGGGGATCCACGTGGGCATGTCCGGGCGGGAGGCACTGCTGAGGATGGTCTAA